The Humulus lupulus chromosome 3, drHumLupu1.1, whole genome shotgun sequence genome window below encodes:
- the LOC133824912 gene encoding uncharacterized protein LOC133824912, translating to MDCSAFSEMKGVYEEQCNSLGAYNKTFSHTYNPGWRNHPNFSWRDPNQAQSSGGKWRNEHQTQPSKAQFALQYNAPPQRSSLENTLHSFMEEQAKINRQMMEEIKEIKSQFSKLTGSLVISERGKLPSQHQFNTQGQHMAQTSNCDDQNVKQANAITTRSGKALEDPPIPTTTSKSPNVVSESVPSNASAKVPFPQALRLVGKIPKSQGEILEHLTRVKINLPLLHIIKQVPSYTKIIKDLCIVKRKHHVKKTAFLTEQVSAVIEQKTPPKYKDLGCPTMFCQIGTHEFSQALLDLGASVNLMPYFIYSQLGLGEIKSTFVVLQLADRSIKKPQGIFEDVLVQVDKFYHPVDFLILDTQSVEWSHESIFWEYDSRGQYFHVAKQPHDDDDDECYQTFLIDTLITEEIQLQSNYDDLDELLPVSESSSFDESINEISCYKDSQNGRTKFWQPRFE from the exons ATGGATTGCTCAGCTTTTAGTGAAATGAAGGGGGTTTATGAAGAGCAATGCAATTCCTTAGGGGCCTATAATAAGACATTCTCTCATACGTACAATCCTGggtggagaaaccacccaaatttcagctGGAGAGATCCCAACCAAGCACAATCTTCTGGAGGGAAATGGAGAAATGAGCACCAGACTCAACCATCAAAAGCTCAATTTGCTCTGCAATACAATGCTCCACCTCAAAGGAGTTCTCTTGAGAACACCCTTCATTCATTCATGGAGGAGCAAGCCAAAAtaaatcgccaaatgatggaagaaatcaaggaaataaaAAGTCAATTTTCAAAACTGACTGGATCCTTGGTTATTTCTGAAAGAGGCAAACTTCCTTCTCAGCATCAATTCAATACACAAGGGCAACATATGGCTCAAACCTCCAACTGTGACGATCAAAATGTTAAGCAGGCTAATGCCATCACAACTAGAAGTGGTAAAGCTTTGGAAGATCCACCAATACCAACTACTACTTCAAAATCTCCAAATGTTGTCTCTGAAAGTGTGCCATCCAATGCTTCTGCAAAAGTTCCATTTCCCCAGGCTCTAAGACTTGTTGGAAAAATTCCTAAAAGTCAAGGagaaatccttgagcacttgacacgaGTGAAGATTAATCtgcctttgcttcacatcatcaAACAAGTGCCATCATATActaaaatcatcaaggatctttgcATTGTAAAAAGGAAGCAtcatgtcaagaagactgctttcCTAACAGAGCAAGTCAGTGCGGTAATTGAACAAAAGACACCACCAAAATACAAAGATCTTGGTTGTCCCACCATGTTCTGCCAAATTGGGACTCATGAATTCAGCCAAGCCTTGCTAGACTTAGGAGCGAGTGTCAATCTCATGCCTTATTTTATCTACTcacaacttggtcttggtgaaatCAAGTCTACTTTTGTAGTCTTACAGCTAGCTGATCGTTCTATTAAGAAGCCTCAGGGTATTTTTGAGGATGTTCTTGTTCAAGTTGACAAATTCTATCACCCCGTTGACTTCCTCATTCTCGATACTCAATCTGTG gaatggtctcatgaaagTATCTTTTGGGAATATGACTCTCGAGGTCAATATTTTCATGTTGCAAAGCAACCACATGATGATGACGATGATGAGTGTTATCAGACATTTCTGATTGACACACTCATTACTGAGGAGATTCAATTGCAAAGCAATTATGATGATCTTGATGAACTCCTGCCTGTTAGTGAAAGTTCTAGTTTTGATGAGTCAATTAATGAAATTTCTTGTTACAAAGACTCACAAAACGGAAGAAcaaagttttggcaacctcgctttgaaTAG